In Falco naumanni isolate bFalNau1 chromosome 5, bFalNau1.pat, whole genome shotgun sequence, the following are encoded in one genomic region:
- the L3MBTL2 gene encoding lethal(3)malignant brain tumor-like protein 2 isoform X3, with translation MEQERGEVRLVSTFCHKTLERMEEEGDDDEDDDELDIFGGYESFQGYNSSMGSDSSSCLDESSDDEAADREAGELPTSPVHQLSTSRLTEDSGSEPAVCEMCGIVGTREAFFSKTKRFCSVSCSRSYSSNSKKASILARLQGKPPTKKAKVLHKAAWSAKIGAFLHSQGTGQLADGTLTGQDALVLGFDWGKYLQEHGFKAAPVSCFKHVPLFDQWDDVVKGMKVEVLNSDAVLPSRVYWIASVIQTVGYRALLRYEGFENDAGHDFWCNLGTVDIHPIGWCAINSKILVPPQTIHAKYTDWRSYLMKKLVGARTIPVDFHIKMAESMKYPFRQGMRVEVVDKNHVSRTRMAVVDTVIGGRLRLLYEDGDSDDDFWCHMWSPLIHPVGWSRRVGHSMKKTEEKRSDMANHPTFRKIYCDAVPYLFKKVRAVYAEGGWFEEGMKLEAIDPLNLGNICVATVCKVLLDGYLMISIDGATSADGSDWFCYHASSHAIFPVNFCQKNSIDLTPPKGQDAKTFNWESYLEKTKSRPVPARLFNTDCPNHGFKAGMKVEAVDLMEPRLICVATVKRVVHRLLSIHFDGWDNEYDQWVDCESPDIYPVGWCELTGYQLQPPVVPGKKLPAKTRNIKQTVKKPPATKTKREAKAASKALPEPAPDEIIAVQVKEETIDPSVAEFGATELPVPVSSIKQEVTD, from the exons ATGGAGCAGGAGCGCGGGGAGGTGAGG TTGGTGTCTACCTTCTGCCACAAAACTCTGGAGCggatggaggaggaaggtgatGACGATGAGGACGATGATGAATTGGACATCTTTGGGGGTTATGAGAGCTTCCAGGGCTACAACAGCAGCAtgggcagtgacagcagctccTGTCTGGATGAATCTAGTGACGATGAGGCGGCAGACCGGGAAGCTGGAGAGCTTCCGACCTCTCCTGTGCACCAGCTGTCCACAAGCCGACTCACAGAGGACAGCGGCTCAGAGCCAG CTGTGTGCGAGATGTGTGGGATTGTGGGCACCAGGGAGGCTTTCTTTTCCAAGACCAAACGTTTCTGCAGTGTCTCCTGCTCCAGAAGCTACTCGTCAAACTCCAAGAAAGCCAGCATCCTGGCCAGACTGCAG GGGAAGCCACCAACGAAGAAAGCTAAAGTTCTGCATAAGGCAGCCTGGTCAGCCAAGATTGGGGCCTTCCTCCATTCTCaaggcacagggcagctggcagATGGGACACTGACAGGCCAGGATG CACTCGTATTGGGCTTTGACTGGGGAAAGTACCTCCAGGAGCACGGCTTCAAGGCAGCACCTGTCAGCTGCTTCAAACAC GTGCCGCTCTTTGATCAGTGGGATGATGTGGTGAAAGGTATGAAAGTGGAAGTGCTGAACAGTGACGCCGTGCTCCCCAGCCGTGTGTACTGGATTGCATCTGTCATCCAGACTGTAG GGTACAGGGCCCTTCTACGATATGAGGGCTTTGAGAATGATGCTGGGCATGACTTCTGGTGCAATTTGGGCACAGTGGATATTCACCCTATTGGCTGGTGTGCCATCAACAGCAAAATCCTGGTACCACCACAAA CTATCCATGCCAAGTACACTGACTGGAGAAGTTATCTCATGAAAAAGCTGGTGGGAGCCAGGACCATCCCAGTGGATTTCCACATCAAG ATGGCAGAGAGCATGAAGTACCCGTTCCGGCAGGGCATGCGGGTGGAGGTGGTGGATAAGAACCATGTGTCCCGGACACGCATGGCAGTGGTGGACACGGTGATTGGGGGCAGACTGAGACTCCTCTATGAGGATGGCGACAGTGATGATGACTTCTGGTGCCACATGTGGAGTCCCCTTATCCATCCTGTGGGCTGGTCACGGAGAGTGGGCCACAGCATGAAGAAAACAG AGGAAAAACGCAGTGACATGGCAAATCATCCCACCTTCCGGAAGATTTACTGTGATGCTGTCCCCTATCTCTTTAAGAAG GTACGAGCTGTCTATGCTGAAGGTGGGTGGTTTGAGGAAGGCATGAAACTGGAGGCCATTGACCCCCTGAATCTGGGCAACATTTGTGTGGCTACTGTTTGCAAG GTCCTCTTGGATGGGTATCTCATGATCAGCATTGATGGAGCCACATCTGCTGATGGCTCTGACTGGTTCTGCTATCATGCCTCCTCACACGCCATCTTCCCTGTCAACTTCTGCCAGAAGAACAGCATCGATCTGACCCCTCCAAAAG GGCAAGATGCAAAGACCTTCAACTGGGAGAGTTACCTGGAAAAGACTAAATCAAGACCTGTTCCAGCACGGCTCTTCAACACA GACTGCCCAAACCATGGCTTCAAGGCAGGCATGAAGGTGGAAGCAGTGGACCTGATGGAGCCCCGGCTCATCTGCGTGGCCACAGTGAAGCGTGTAGTCCACCGTCTCCTTAGCATTCATTTTGATGGCTGGGACAATGAGTATGACCAGTGGGTGGACTGCGAGTCTCCAGACATTTATCCTGTGGGGTGGTGCGAGCTGACAGGCTACCAGCTTCAACCACCTGTTGTTCCAG gaaaaaagttacCTGCCAAAACCCGCAACATCAAGCAGACTGTCAAGAAGCCTCCTGCCACAAAGACGAAACGAGAAGCAAAAGCTGCCAGCAAAGCTTTGCCAGAGCCAGCACCTGATGAGA TCATTGCTGTGCAGGTAAAAGAAGAAACGATCGACCCCTCAGTGGCAGAGTTTGGAGCCACAGAGCTTCCCGTTCCTGTCAGCAGCATAAAGCAGGAGGTCACAGACTGA
- the CHADL gene encoding chondroadherin-like protein, with protein MRLSWGLLLLLAALALEWMAAARCPAPCVCDNLHAHVLCLNGSLTTIPTTIPQFTKKLNLRGNSFMVIPAGAFLATPYLTHLDLQRCKVERLEEGAFRGLGRLVYLNLASNGIAVLYQESLDGLSSLQQLILEGNRIEEIQPGAFGHLGSLIVLDLRANALVYLPDMVFQGLQVLRWLRLSHNTLHVLGSEAFAALPALRRLSLDHNELQALPGEALARLDGATRLDLGHNPITYVAEEALAMASLQHLFLDHASLQDVAPDAFARSPQLRTLDLRENQLQGLPPLAGAGGLVRLSLAGNPLLCSCLLRPFRDWLARSRVQAEGACAAPPALRGRPLDSLRPPEMRCGRPQPPPSSAVPLEQPRAAGSGQCPQGCTCSPEFHHGSCENRDLQEIPRGFPRDTRLLDLRRNAFGTVPPGAFPGLKELVSLHLQSCGIEALRPGALRGLQSLVYLYLANNRLSTLVATAFEGAPRLAYLDLDHNAFTSLPAGAFQLLPNLISLRLQHNAIGELAEGDLTGAGGLRWLYLAGNAIGHIAPAALAPTKVLEKLHLEGNHLVEVPTAALRGLPTLSELKLSQNPIKQLGDGVFLPVASSLQHLYLDNMGLEQISAGAFAGLGPKIRSLYLESNKMSNIPDMHNFTGLEILNLRNVPFHCDCQLLPLRRWIDKLNLRVGATCGSPAEAQGLKVKFSTTFQTCPGWGQGKAGGASPDKAASKPSKKKRSGKSPARGFKKNRA; from the exons ATGAGGCTGTCCTGGGggctcctcctgctgctggcagctctggcaCTGGAGTGGATGGCTGCTGCCCGCTGCCCTGCGCCCTGTGTCTGTGACAACCTCCATGCCCACGTCCTCTGCCTCAACGGGAGCCTGACGACCATCCCCACCACCATCCCACAG TTCACCAAAAAACTAAACCTTCGAGGCAACAGTTTCATGGTCATCCCAGCAGGAGCCTTCCTTGCCACTCCGTACCTCACACACTTGGATCTGCAGCGTTGCAAGGtggagaggctggaggaaggagctttccgggggctggggaggctggtCTACCTCAACCTGGCCTCCAACGGCATAGCAGTCCTCTACCAGGAATCCCTGGATGGACTGTCCTCACTCcagcagctcatcctggagggGAACCGCATCGAGGAGATCCAGCCAGGTGCTTTTGGCCATCTAGGGTCCCTCATTGTCCTTGACCTCAGGGCAAATGCCTTGGTCTATCTCCCGGACATGGTCTTCCAGGGTCTGCAGGTCCTCAGATGGCTCCGGCTGTCCCACAACACCCTCCATGTGCTGGGCAGCGAGGCCTTcgcggccctgcccgccctgcgCAGGCTGAGCCTGGACCACAACGAGCTGCAGGCGCTGCCTGGAGaggccctggccaggctggatggggctaCCCGGCTGGACCTGGGCCACAATCCCATCACCTATGTGGCCGAGGAGGCCCTGGCCATGgcctccctgcagcacctctTCCTGGACCATGCCTCCCTCCAGGACGTGGCACCTGACGCCTttgcccgcagcccccagctgcgCACGCTGGACCTCCGTGAAAaccagctgcaggggctgccacccctggccggggctggggggctggtgaggctcagcctggctgggaaCCCCCTGCTCTGTTCCTGCCTCCTGCGCCCCTTCCGTGACTGGCTGGCGAGGTCACGGGTGCAGGCGGAGGGGGCCTGCGCCGCACCCCCTGCGCTCCGCGGCCGGCCCCTCGACTCCCTGAGGCCCCCCGAGATGAGATGCGGCcgcccccagccgccccccagcTCTGCCGTGCCGCTGGAGCAGCCAAGGGCAGCCGGCAGCGGGCAGTGCCCCCAGGGGTGCACCTGCTCCCCCGAGTTCCATCACGGGTCCTGTGAGAACAGGGACCTGCAGGAGATCCCCCGGGGCTTCCCCAGGGACACCCGCCTCCTCGACCTGCGCCGAAACGCCTTCGGGACGGTGCCACCGGGCGCCTTCCCTGGCCTGAAGGAGCTGGTGTCCCTccacctgcagagctgtggcatTGAGGCACTGCGCCCTGGGGCACTGCGGGGGCTGCAGAGCTTGGTCTACCTCTACCTCGCCAACAACCGCCTCTCCACCTTGGTGGCCACTGCCTTCGAGGGGGCCCCGCGACTTGCCTACCTTGACCTGGACCACAATGCCTTCACCAGCCTGCCCGCGGGCGCCTTCCAGCTCCTACCCAACCTCATCTCCCTCCGCCTGCAGCACAATGCCAttggggagctggcagagggtGACCtgactggggcaggggggctgcgcTGGCTCTACCTTGCTGGGAATGCCATCGGACACATCGCCCCCGCTGCCCTGGCTCCCACCAAGGTGCTGGAGAAGCTGCACCTGGAAGGAAACCACCTGGTAGAGGTGCCTACAGCAGCCCTGCGGGGCTTGCCCACCCTGAGCGAGCTGAAGCTGTCCCAAAACCCCATCAAGCAGCTGGGGGATGGCGTCTTCCTGCCGGTGGCCTCCAGCCTGCAGCATCTCTACCTGGACAACATGGGCCTGGAGCAG ATTTCCGCCGGTGCCTTTGCTGGCCTTGGTCCCAAGATCAGAAGCCTCTACCTGGAGAGCAACAAAATGAGCAACATCCCTGACATGCACAACTTCACGGGACTGGAGATCCTCAACTTGAGGAATGTGCCTTTCCACTGCGActgccagctccttcccctgcGCAG GTGGATCGACAAACTCAACCTCCGTGTAGGGGCCACCTGTGGGTCCCCTGCAGAAGCCCAGGGGCTGAAGGTGAAGTTTTCCACCACTTTCCaaacctgccctggctggggccAAGGCAAGGCTGGGGGAGCCAGTCCTGACAAGGCTGCAAGCAAGCCCAGCAAGAAAAAGAGATCGGGAAAATCACCAGCCAGAGGCTTCAAGAAGAACAGAGCTTAG
- the L3MBTL2 gene encoding lethal(3)malignant brain tumor-like protein 2 isoform X2 produces the protein MEQERGELVSTFCHKTLERMEEEGDDDEDDDELDIFGGYESFQGYNSSMGSDSSSCLDESSDDEAADREAGELPTSPVHQLSTSRLTEDSGSEPAVCEMCGIVGTREAFFSKTKRFCSVSCSRSYSSNSKKASILARLQGKPPTKKAKVLHKAAWSAKIGAFLHSQGTGQLADGTLTGQDALVLGFDWGKYLQEHGFKAAPVSCFKHVPLFDQWDDVVKGMKVEVLNSDAVLPSRVYWIASVIQTVGYRALLRYEGFENDAGHDFWCNLGTVDIHPIGWCAINSKILVPPQTIHAKYTDWRSYLMKKLVGARTIPVDFHIKMAESMKYPFRQGMRVEVVDKNHVSRTRMAVVDTVIGGRLRLLYEDGDSDDDFWCHMWSPLIHPVGWSRRVGHSMKKTEEKRSDMANHPTFRKIYCDAVPYLFKKVRAVYAEGGWFEEGMKLEAIDPLNLGNICVATVCKVLLDGYLMISIDGATSADGSDWFCYHASSHAIFPVNFCQKNSIDLTPPKGQDAKTFNWESYLEKTKSRPVPARLFNTDCPNHGFKAGMKVEAVDLMEPRLICVATVKRVVHRLLSIHFDGWDNEYDQWVDCESPDIYPVGWCELTGYQLQPPVVPEPTTPVKAKEVPKKKKKPYGKKRKKLPAKTRNIKQTVKKPPATKTKREAKAASKALPEPAPDEIIAVQVKEETIDPSVAEFGATELPVPVSSIKQEVTD, from the exons ATGGAGCAGGAGCGCGGGGAG TTGGTGTCTACCTTCTGCCACAAAACTCTGGAGCggatggaggaggaaggtgatGACGATGAGGACGATGATGAATTGGACATCTTTGGGGGTTATGAGAGCTTCCAGGGCTACAACAGCAGCAtgggcagtgacagcagctccTGTCTGGATGAATCTAGTGACGATGAGGCGGCAGACCGGGAAGCTGGAGAGCTTCCGACCTCTCCTGTGCACCAGCTGTCCACAAGCCGACTCACAGAGGACAGCGGCTCAGAGCCAG CTGTGTGCGAGATGTGTGGGATTGTGGGCACCAGGGAGGCTTTCTTTTCCAAGACCAAACGTTTCTGCAGTGTCTCCTGCTCCAGAAGCTACTCGTCAAACTCCAAGAAAGCCAGCATCCTGGCCAGACTGCAG GGGAAGCCACCAACGAAGAAAGCTAAAGTTCTGCATAAGGCAGCCTGGTCAGCCAAGATTGGGGCCTTCCTCCATTCTCaaggcacagggcagctggcagATGGGACACTGACAGGCCAGGATG CACTCGTATTGGGCTTTGACTGGGGAAAGTACCTCCAGGAGCACGGCTTCAAGGCAGCACCTGTCAGCTGCTTCAAACAC GTGCCGCTCTTTGATCAGTGGGATGATGTGGTGAAAGGTATGAAAGTGGAAGTGCTGAACAGTGACGCCGTGCTCCCCAGCCGTGTGTACTGGATTGCATCTGTCATCCAGACTGTAG GGTACAGGGCCCTTCTACGATATGAGGGCTTTGAGAATGATGCTGGGCATGACTTCTGGTGCAATTTGGGCACAGTGGATATTCACCCTATTGGCTGGTGTGCCATCAACAGCAAAATCCTGGTACCACCACAAA CTATCCATGCCAAGTACACTGACTGGAGAAGTTATCTCATGAAAAAGCTGGTGGGAGCCAGGACCATCCCAGTGGATTTCCACATCAAG ATGGCAGAGAGCATGAAGTACCCGTTCCGGCAGGGCATGCGGGTGGAGGTGGTGGATAAGAACCATGTGTCCCGGACACGCATGGCAGTGGTGGACACGGTGATTGGGGGCAGACTGAGACTCCTCTATGAGGATGGCGACAGTGATGATGACTTCTGGTGCCACATGTGGAGTCCCCTTATCCATCCTGTGGGCTGGTCACGGAGAGTGGGCCACAGCATGAAGAAAACAG AGGAAAAACGCAGTGACATGGCAAATCATCCCACCTTCCGGAAGATTTACTGTGATGCTGTCCCCTATCTCTTTAAGAAG GTACGAGCTGTCTATGCTGAAGGTGGGTGGTTTGAGGAAGGCATGAAACTGGAGGCCATTGACCCCCTGAATCTGGGCAACATTTGTGTGGCTACTGTTTGCAAG GTCCTCTTGGATGGGTATCTCATGATCAGCATTGATGGAGCCACATCTGCTGATGGCTCTGACTGGTTCTGCTATCATGCCTCCTCACACGCCATCTTCCCTGTCAACTTCTGCCAGAAGAACAGCATCGATCTGACCCCTCCAAAAG GGCAAGATGCAAAGACCTTCAACTGGGAGAGTTACCTGGAAAAGACTAAATCAAGACCTGTTCCAGCACGGCTCTTCAACACA GACTGCCCAAACCATGGCTTCAAGGCAGGCATGAAGGTGGAAGCAGTGGACCTGATGGAGCCCCGGCTCATCTGCGTGGCCACAGTGAAGCGTGTAGTCCACCGTCTCCTTAGCATTCATTTTGATGGCTGGGACAATGAGTATGACCAGTGGGTGGACTGCGAGTCTCCAGACATTTATCCTGTGGGGTGGTGCGAGCTGACAGGCTACCAGCTTCAACCACCTGTTGTTCCAG AGCCCACAACTCCAGTGAAGGCCAAGGAGGTGcccaagaagaagaagaaacccTATGGAAAGAAGA gaaaaaagttacCTGCCAAAACCCGCAACATCAAGCAGACTGTCAAGAAGCCTCCTGCCACAAAGACGAAACGAGAAGCAAAAGCTGCCAGCAAAGCTTTGCCAGAGCCAGCACCTGATGAGA TCATTGCTGTGCAGGTAAAAGAAGAAACGATCGACCCCTCAGTGGCAGAGTTTGGAGCCACAGAGCTTCCCGTTCCTGTCAGCAGCATAAAGCAGGAGGTCACAGACTGA
- the L3MBTL2 gene encoding lethal(3)malignant brain tumor-like protein 2 isoform X1 produces the protein MEQERGEVRLVSTFCHKTLERMEEEGDDDEDDDELDIFGGYESFQGYNSSMGSDSSSCLDESSDDEAADREAGELPTSPVHQLSTSRLTEDSGSEPAVCEMCGIVGTREAFFSKTKRFCSVSCSRSYSSNSKKASILARLQGKPPTKKAKVLHKAAWSAKIGAFLHSQGTGQLADGTLTGQDALVLGFDWGKYLQEHGFKAAPVSCFKHVPLFDQWDDVVKGMKVEVLNSDAVLPSRVYWIASVIQTVGYRALLRYEGFENDAGHDFWCNLGTVDIHPIGWCAINSKILVPPQTIHAKYTDWRSYLMKKLVGARTIPVDFHIKMAESMKYPFRQGMRVEVVDKNHVSRTRMAVVDTVIGGRLRLLYEDGDSDDDFWCHMWSPLIHPVGWSRRVGHSMKKTEEKRSDMANHPTFRKIYCDAVPYLFKKVRAVYAEGGWFEEGMKLEAIDPLNLGNICVATVCKVLLDGYLMISIDGATSADGSDWFCYHASSHAIFPVNFCQKNSIDLTPPKGQDAKTFNWESYLEKTKSRPVPARLFNTDCPNHGFKAGMKVEAVDLMEPRLICVATVKRVVHRLLSIHFDGWDNEYDQWVDCESPDIYPVGWCELTGYQLQPPVVPEPTTPVKAKEVPKKKKKPYGKKRKKLPAKTRNIKQTVKKPPATKTKREAKAASKALPEPAPDEIIAVQVKEETIDPSVAEFGATELPVPVSSIKQEVTD, from the exons ATGGAGCAGGAGCGCGGGGAGGTGAGG TTGGTGTCTACCTTCTGCCACAAAACTCTGGAGCggatggaggaggaaggtgatGACGATGAGGACGATGATGAATTGGACATCTTTGGGGGTTATGAGAGCTTCCAGGGCTACAACAGCAGCAtgggcagtgacagcagctccTGTCTGGATGAATCTAGTGACGATGAGGCGGCAGACCGGGAAGCTGGAGAGCTTCCGACCTCTCCTGTGCACCAGCTGTCCACAAGCCGACTCACAGAGGACAGCGGCTCAGAGCCAG CTGTGTGCGAGATGTGTGGGATTGTGGGCACCAGGGAGGCTTTCTTTTCCAAGACCAAACGTTTCTGCAGTGTCTCCTGCTCCAGAAGCTACTCGTCAAACTCCAAGAAAGCCAGCATCCTGGCCAGACTGCAG GGGAAGCCACCAACGAAGAAAGCTAAAGTTCTGCATAAGGCAGCCTGGTCAGCCAAGATTGGGGCCTTCCTCCATTCTCaaggcacagggcagctggcagATGGGACACTGACAGGCCAGGATG CACTCGTATTGGGCTTTGACTGGGGAAAGTACCTCCAGGAGCACGGCTTCAAGGCAGCACCTGTCAGCTGCTTCAAACAC GTGCCGCTCTTTGATCAGTGGGATGATGTGGTGAAAGGTATGAAAGTGGAAGTGCTGAACAGTGACGCCGTGCTCCCCAGCCGTGTGTACTGGATTGCATCTGTCATCCAGACTGTAG GGTACAGGGCCCTTCTACGATATGAGGGCTTTGAGAATGATGCTGGGCATGACTTCTGGTGCAATTTGGGCACAGTGGATATTCACCCTATTGGCTGGTGTGCCATCAACAGCAAAATCCTGGTACCACCACAAA CTATCCATGCCAAGTACACTGACTGGAGAAGTTATCTCATGAAAAAGCTGGTGGGAGCCAGGACCATCCCAGTGGATTTCCACATCAAG ATGGCAGAGAGCATGAAGTACCCGTTCCGGCAGGGCATGCGGGTGGAGGTGGTGGATAAGAACCATGTGTCCCGGACACGCATGGCAGTGGTGGACACGGTGATTGGGGGCAGACTGAGACTCCTCTATGAGGATGGCGACAGTGATGATGACTTCTGGTGCCACATGTGGAGTCCCCTTATCCATCCTGTGGGCTGGTCACGGAGAGTGGGCCACAGCATGAAGAAAACAG AGGAAAAACGCAGTGACATGGCAAATCATCCCACCTTCCGGAAGATTTACTGTGATGCTGTCCCCTATCTCTTTAAGAAG GTACGAGCTGTCTATGCTGAAGGTGGGTGGTTTGAGGAAGGCATGAAACTGGAGGCCATTGACCCCCTGAATCTGGGCAACATTTGTGTGGCTACTGTTTGCAAG GTCCTCTTGGATGGGTATCTCATGATCAGCATTGATGGAGCCACATCTGCTGATGGCTCTGACTGGTTCTGCTATCATGCCTCCTCACACGCCATCTTCCCTGTCAACTTCTGCCAGAAGAACAGCATCGATCTGACCCCTCCAAAAG GGCAAGATGCAAAGACCTTCAACTGGGAGAGTTACCTGGAAAAGACTAAATCAAGACCTGTTCCAGCACGGCTCTTCAACACA GACTGCCCAAACCATGGCTTCAAGGCAGGCATGAAGGTGGAAGCAGTGGACCTGATGGAGCCCCGGCTCATCTGCGTGGCCACAGTGAAGCGTGTAGTCCACCGTCTCCTTAGCATTCATTTTGATGGCTGGGACAATGAGTATGACCAGTGGGTGGACTGCGAGTCTCCAGACATTTATCCTGTGGGGTGGTGCGAGCTGACAGGCTACCAGCTTCAACCACCTGTTGTTCCAG AGCCCACAACTCCAGTGAAGGCCAAGGAGGTGcccaagaagaagaagaaacccTATGGAAAGAAGA gaaaaaagttacCTGCCAAAACCCGCAACATCAAGCAGACTGTCAAGAAGCCTCCTGCCACAAAGACGAAACGAGAAGCAAAAGCTGCCAGCAAAGCTTTGCCAGAGCCAGCACCTGATGAGA TCATTGCTGTGCAGGTAAAAGAAGAAACGATCGACCCCTCAGTGGCAGAGTTTGGAGCCACAGAGCTTCCCGTTCCTGTCAGCAGCATAAAGCAGGAGGTCACAGACTGA